From the Roseibium sp. HPY-6 genome, one window contains:
- a CDS encoding LysR family transcriptional regulator, with protein MESYRKSLPPLDTLVFFEAAMRHLNFTEAADELFVTQAAVSKRIRQLESWLGVDLFERTGRKLVPTEAGAYLAEKTGMTLDYLDWALRTVKVPARPVVRIASVTALATFWLQPKLREFALSDDACPFNLVTADELGDLLRPEHDLVVLHGEDRLPGWNAELLFPEDIVPVGTPRVVKSAEKASPDGAPLLLNFARMAPNWTDWPVWIQRTGWAEFDQWPVLECASYNQTIGRALKGEGLALGALPLLQDEISSGSLVAMTKRMHSTGKGYFIAWPQARPLSDEARRLKNALLSDP; from the coding sequence ATGGAAAGCTATCGCAAATCCTTGCCGCCGCTTGATACGCTGGTCTTCTTTGAAGCCGCTATGAGGCATCTGAATTTTACCGAAGCCGCGGACGAATTGTTTGTTACGCAGGCTGCGGTCAGCAAACGGATCCGGCAGTTGGAAAGCTGGCTGGGCGTTGATCTGTTTGAACGAACGGGCCGCAAACTCGTTCCAACGGAGGCGGGCGCGTATCTGGCAGAGAAAACGGGTATGACGCTCGATTATCTCGACTGGGCGCTGCGCACGGTAAAAGTGCCTGCAAGACCGGTCGTACGCATCGCATCTGTAACGGCACTGGCAACGTTCTGGCTGCAGCCGAAGCTGAGAGAGTTTGCGTTGTCGGATGATGCGTGCCCGTTCAATCTTGTCACCGCCGACGAACTTGGCGACCTGTTACGGCCCGAGCATGACCTTGTGGTTCTGCACGGCGAGGATCGACTGCCTGGATGGAATGCCGAGCTGCTGTTTCCCGAAGACATTGTTCCGGTTGGAACGCCGCGCGTTGTGAAATCGGCTGAAAAGGCATCGCCGGATGGAGCGCCACTGCTTCTGAACTTCGCGCGCATGGCCCCCAACTGGACGGATTGGCCTGTCTGGATCCAGAGAACAGGTTGGGCGGAGTTCGACCAATGGCCTGTTCTGGAATGTGCAAGTTATAATCAGACGATCGGCCGAGCACTCAAGGGCGAGGGCCTTGCTCTTGGCGCTTTGCCCCTCCTGCAAGACGAAATATCATCCGGTTCCCTGGTCGCCATGACGAAAAGAATGCACTCAACGGGGAAGGGGTACTTCATTGCCTGGCCCCAGGCACGACCGCTCAGCGATGAGGCGAGGAGATTGAAAAATGCTCTCTTAAGCGACCCCTGA
- a CDS encoding Re/Si-specific NAD(P)(+) transhydrogenase subunit alpha: protein MSEALKIGTPKEVFPGEARVAMTPESAKQLQKLGYTCLVQSGAGKAAGFSDEAYQEAGVEIVKTAPSLWKKSDIVAKVRQPEEKEMGYLTKGKTLISFFNPGGNEKGLEGAKETGANVIAMEMVPRISRAQKMDALSSMANIAGYRAVIEAGNNFGRFFTGQITAAGKVPPAKVLVVGAGVAGLAAIGTSTSLGAITYAFDVRPEVAEQVESMGAEFVYLDFEEEQQDGASSGGYASVSSPEFREAQLAKFRELAPDMDIVITTALIPNRPAPKLWLEDMVKAMKPGSVIIDLAAERGGNVEGTVTDEKVVTDNGVTIIGYTDFPSRMAAQSSSLYATNIRHMMTDLTPEKDGQLVHNMEDDVIRGATVTHEGEITFPPPPPKVQAIAAKAKEKPKELTPEEKRAQEVAAFKAQTKQQVTLLAVGGLFMLLVGLVAPASFLQHFIVFVLAVFVGFQVIWNVSHSLHTPLMAVTNAISSIIIVGALLQVGSGSFLIILLAGLSIFMAGINIFGGFLVTRRMLAMFQKS, encoded by the coding sequence ATGTCAGAAGCCCTTAAGATTGGCACACCAAAGGAAGTCTTTCCCGGGGAGGCCCGCGTGGCCATGACCCCGGAGTCGGCGAAGCAGCTTCAGAAACTCGGATACACCTGTCTTGTCCAAAGCGGGGCCGGGAAAGCAGCCGGTTTTTCGGACGAGGCCTACCAGGAAGCCGGCGTAGAAATCGTGAAAACGGCGCCCAGCCTTTGGAAGAAATCGGACATTGTCGCGAAGGTTCGACAGCCGGAAGAAAAGGAAATGGGTTACCTGACGAAAGGCAAGACCCTGATTTCCTTCTTCAATCCGGGCGGCAACGAAAAGGGGCTTGAGGGCGCCAAGGAAACCGGTGCCAACGTCATTGCCATGGAGATGGTGCCTCGGATTTCGCGCGCGCAGAAGATGGATGCGCTCTCCTCCATGGCTAACATCGCCGGGTACCGTGCGGTCATCGAAGCCGGAAACAATTTCGGGCGTTTCTTCACCGGCCAGATCACGGCGGCCGGCAAGGTGCCACCCGCCAAAGTACTGGTCGTTGGCGCAGGTGTTGCGGGACTGGCTGCCATCGGTACATCGACATCACTCGGCGCAATTACCTATGCATTCGACGTTCGCCCGGAGGTCGCCGAACAGGTCGAATCCATGGGCGCGGAATTCGTCTACCTCGATTTTGAAGAAGAACAGCAGGACGGCGCCTCGAGCGGCGGCTATGCCAGTGTCTCCTCTCCGGAATTCCGCGAAGCGCAGTTGGCGAAGTTCCGGGAGCTTGCGCCCGACATGGACATTGTCATTACCACGGCATTGATCCCCAACCGCCCTGCTCCCAAGCTCTGGCTGGAAGACATGGTCAAGGCCATGAAGCCAGGTTCGGTCATCATCGACCTTGCAGCGGAGCGTGGCGGTAATGTCGAGGGAACTGTCACTGACGAGAAGGTCGTGACAGACAATGGCGTGACCATAATCGGGTATACCGACTTCCCGTCCCGCATGGCGGCGCAATCCTCCAGTCTCTATGCAACGAACATTCGTCACATGATGACGGACCTCACCCCCGAAAAAGACGGGCAGTTGGTTCACAACATGGAAGACGATGTCATTCGCGGCGCAACGGTAACGCATGAAGGCGAAATCACCTTCCCGCCACCGCCGCCAAAAGTTCAGGCGATCGCCGCTAAGGCCAAGGAAAAGCCAAAGGAACTGACGCCTGAAGAAAAACGCGCGCAGGAAGTTGCGGCGTTCAAGGCGCAAACAAAACAGCAGGTTACACTCCTGGCTGTCGGTGGTCTCTTCATGCTGCTGGTCGGCCTCGTCGCACCGGCGAGTTTCCTCCAGCACTTCATCGTGTTCGTTCTCGCGGTCTTTGTCGGCTTCCAGGTCATCTGGAACGTAAGCCATTCGCTGCACACACCCTTGATGGCCGTCACAAATGCCATTTCGTCGATCATCATTGTCGGCGCGTTGCTACAGGTGGGCTCAGGTTCGTTCCTGATCATCCTGCTCGCAGGTCTCTCCATCTTCATGGCCGGAATAAACATTTTCGGCGGTTTCCTCGTCACGCGGCGCATGCTCGCCATGTTCCAGAAGTCTTAA
- a CDS encoding ABC transporter substrate-binding protein, which translates to MRDLTRRSVVAGLAAFSTLPLGRASFARSELNALKVMTEEYPPFNYQNGSGLSGISVEIMAEIFRRTNSGHDRSDIELLPWARGYNLTLQRPGHALFSTTRTQDREELFKWVGPFVPTVVGLTAKKSRELQIKTVHDLANIRIGVVKDDVGQLLLRAQGVPDDRIEAVLSNEQNFRKLMAGRVDAISYETKVTRWGLQQFGANLDDYETVYELDRGQLYLALHHQTSDEVVEKLQNAFNSLVEDGTHSMILKTYGITS; encoded by the coding sequence ATGCGAGACTTGACGAGGAGATCCGTTGTCGCCGGCCTTGCTGCCTTCTCTACCCTGCCCCTGGGACGAGCATCATTTGCTCGCTCGGAACTGAATGCGCTCAAGGTCATGACTGAGGAATATCCCCCGTTCAACTATCAGAATGGATCGGGCCTGAGTGGGATCAGCGTCGAAATCATGGCCGAAATCTTCCGGCGGACGAATTCAGGTCATGATCGCAGCGATATTGAACTGCTCCCCTGGGCACGCGGTTATAACCTCACGCTGCAACGGCCGGGGCATGCGCTTTTTTCGACGACGCGCACCCAGGACCGTGAGGAGCTGTTCAAGTGGGTCGGGCCGTTTGTGCCAACCGTCGTCGGCTTGACGGCGAAAAAGAGCCGTGAGCTGCAAATCAAGACCGTGCATGACCTGGCGAACATCAGGATCGGTGTCGTAAAGGACGATGTCGGACAGCTTTTGCTACGGGCGCAAGGGGTTCCGGACGACCGGATCGAAGCGGTCCTGTCAAACGAACAGAACTTCCGGAAGCTGATGGCCGGCAGGGTCGATGCGATTTCTTACGAGACCAAGGTCACGCGCTGGGGATTGCAACAATTCGGCGCCAATCTGGACGACTATGAAACTGTCTACGAACTAGACCGCGGGCAGTTGTATCTGGCACTCCATCACCAGACCTCAGATGAGGTCGTCGAGAAATTGCAAAATGCTTTCAATTCGCTTGTCGAAGACGGAACGCACAGCATGATCCTGAAAACCTACGGGATCACGTCTTGA
- a CDS encoding NAD(P)(+) transhydrogenase (Re/Si-specific) subunit beta, whose protein sequence is MEFGFTTAVYVVAAILFILSLGGLSGEESAKRAVWYGIVGMALAVVATLIGPGSGLWLLSLILIAGGGVIGYYVAQRVQMTEMPQLVAAMHSLVGLAAVFVGFNAYIELGRVLAMSDEERKALEGFAAILAKKTSAEQAILKVEVFLGVFIGAVTFTGSVVAFGKLAGKITSKAEKLPGGHALNASAAILSFILLILFLNGAGIWTLILMTLLAFFIGYHLIMGIGGADMPVVVSMLNSYSGWAAAAIGFSLGNDLLIVVGALVGSSGAILSYIMCKAMNRSFISVILGGFGNTAGPAMEVEGEQIAIDADGVAAALDDADNVIIVPGYGMAVAQAQQSVSELTKRLRTKGKNVRFAIHPVAGRLPGHMNVLLAEAKVPYDIVLEMDEINEDFPETDVAIVIGSNDIVNPAAQEDPNSPIAGMPVLEVWKAKQVFVSKRGQGTGYSGIENPLFYKENTRMYYGDAKASLDKLLTMIE, encoded by the coding sequence ATGGAATTTGGTTTCACCACTGCCGTTTATGTGGTCGCGGCTATCTTGTTCATTCTCTCGCTCGGCGGCCTGTCGGGTGAAGAAAGTGCAAAACGCGCCGTCTGGTACGGCATCGTCGGCATGGCCCTCGCTGTTGTCGCAACACTTATCGGGCCCGGCTCCGGTCTCTGGCTGCTGTCTCTCATCCTGATCGCCGGCGGCGGCGTCATCGGCTACTACGTCGCCCAGCGCGTCCAGATGACCGAAATGCCGCAGCTGGTCGCCGCCATGCACTCACTGGTCGGCCTTGCCGCTGTCTTTGTCGGCTTCAACGCCTATATCGAACTCGGCCGCGTACTGGCCATGAGCGACGAAGAGCGCAAGGCACTCGAAGGTTTCGCTGCCATTCTTGCCAAGAAGACCTCTGCCGAGCAAGCCATCCTGAAGGTCGAGGTTTTCCTCGGCGTGTTCATCGGTGCGGTGACTTTCACCGGGTCGGTCGTGGCATTCGGCAAACTGGCCGGAAAGATCACATCCAAGGCAGAAAAGCTGCCAGGTGGCCACGCCCTCAATGCAAGCGCCGCGATCCTGTCGTTCATTTTGCTGATCCTGTTCCTCAACGGAGCCGGCATCTGGACGCTCATCCTCATGACGCTGCTGGCCTTCTTTATCGGCTATCACCTGATCATGGGTATCGGCGGTGCGGACATGCCGGTCGTCGTCTCGATGCTGAACAGTTATTCGGGCTGGGCAGCGGCGGCCATCGGCTTCTCGCTCGGGAATGACCTCCTGATTGTTGTCGGCGCGCTCGTCGGCTCGTCTGGTGCGATCCTGTCCTACATCATGTGTAAGGCGATGAACCGGTCGTTCATCTCCGTCATCCTCGGTGGTTTCGGCAATACAGCCGGACCGGCAATGGAAGTCGAAGGGGAACAGATCGCCATCGATGCCGACGGTGTGGCTGCTGCCCTGGACGATGCGGACAACGTCATCATCGTTCCCGGCTACGGCATGGCGGTGGCCCAGGCGCAGCAATCGGTCAGCGAACTGACCAAGCGCCTCAGAACCAAGGGCAAGAATGTCCGGTTTGCCATCCACCCGGTTGCCGGTCGCCTGCCCGGCCACATGAACGTGCTGCTGGCGGAAGCGAAGGTTCCTTACGACATCGTTCTTGAAATGGACGAGATCAACGAGGACTTCCCGGAAACGGATGTCGCCATCGTCATTGGCTCCAACGACATCGTCAATCCGGCGGCCCAGGAGGATCCAAACTCTCCGATTGCCGGCATGCCGGTCCTGGAAGTCTGGAAAGCCAAGCAGGTGTTTGTTTCCAAGCGCGGTCAGGGAACAGGTTATTCAGGCATCGAGAATCCGCTGTTCTACAAGGAGAACACGCGCATGTACTACGGCGATGCCAAAGCCAGCCTCGACAAGCTGCTGACCATGATCGAGTAA
- a CDS encoding EAL domain-containing protein has product MLRLIKTSTQRKFLAIMFAALIAVNGPLLITFFIITKDTLEGEMLAKKRVFLEANSKALSKVLWDFDYENLRKWAGAIANDRDIFSIEILDDKGKSLTHVTNSENLHTMPGTEEALFSKEITHSVDGTDHLVGTLRIRFMSDHISNAAIREVGKSAILFIVSTISVLVAALIANRFMISRPLTRLNAAIETTHRTGTRKKVDWTSSDELGRVTNAFNEMQDSLDQDEAQLIKANKRLAFLYNNTPVMLYSIDSKDRIIKVSDYWLHATGYSRKQVIGRRFSEFIHEDFKDGYLTNRGMLSVGKNETLEVTSVFQKADGTRLDVLITETKDFDDSSAGRRSLSVMTDISKLKAAEAKILRQARTDFLTGLLNREGFADRLNAAIENSDGEADIAVLFFDLDRFKWVNDNLGHFAGDRVLQSVTREVAQLLDEGDSFGRFGGDEFAIMLSCESTKKRAVDLATKINRTLNRPIDLGGRTLQISASVGISFYPENAKSAEELLKASDVAMYRQKNSGRNGFCVFNEQFGKEAAQQLEVKEIISEALKNDWFELHFQPIVNLKSGTPVGFEGLLRLVHPERGVLPPLEYIRAAEQTGGILEIGDLVLELGLQALDRLQSEDQWRSSYVALNFSAAQFLPDLPTKLAGKLSAHSIRPGQLVLEITETTLMQNSMGLDGLIEDIRQLGCAFALDDFGTGFSSLSYMNRFPVDIVKIDRSFIDGLDAGNGNERSLKNAALIEAIVGLARKLDLSVIAEGIESQRQRKCLVDLGVETGQGFLFGKAAPLDVLLSRESSANAATAPTLDVAFKNTGFG; this is encoded by the coding sequence ATGCTGAGACTGATTAAGACATCAACGCAGCGGAAGTTTCTCGCCATCATGTTTGCGGCCTTGATAGCTGTAAACGGTCCCTTGCTCATAACCTTTTTCATCATCACGAAGGACACTCTGGAAGGCGAAATGCTCGCCAAAAAACGTGTTTTTCTGGAAGCCAACAGCAAGGCCCTCAGCAAGGTTCTCTGGGATTTCGACTACGAAAATCTGAGAAAATGGGCTGGGGCGATCGCAAATGACCGCGACATATTCAGCATCGAAATCCTGGACGATAAGGGCAAAAGCCTCACGCACGTCACCAACAGCGAAAACCTGCACACGATGCCCGGGACTGAAGAAGCGCTCTTTTCCAAGGAAATCACGCATTCGGTCGACGGCACGGATCACCTTGTGGGTACGCTGCGCATCCGGTTCATGTCCGATCACATAAGCAATGCGGCTATACGGGAGGTCGGCAAATCCGCGATCCTGTTTATCGTGTCCACGATCTCGGTCCTCGTGGCCGCACTGATCGCCAACCGTTTCATGATCTCCAGGCCTCTGACGCGCCTGAATGCTGCCATTGAGACGACGCATCGCACGGGAACGCGAAAGAAAGTCGACTGGACGTCTTCGGACGAGTTGGGCCGGGTTACAAACGCCTTCAACGAAATGCAGGACAGTCTGGATCAGGACGAAGCGCAGCTGATCAAGGCGAACAAGCGGCTGGCGTTTCTCTACAACAACACGCCGGTCATGTTGTATTCGATCGACAGCAAAGACCGGATCATCAAGGTTTCGGATTATTGGCTTCACGCGACCGGTTACAGCCGAAAGCAGGTCATCGGGCGCAGGTTCTCCGAGTTCATCCACGAGGACTTCAAAGACGGTTATCTGACGAACCGCGGAATGCTCTCGGTTGGAAAGAACGAGACCCTTGAGGTCACCTCGGTGTTTCAAAAGGCGGACGGAACACGCCTTGATGTCCTGATCACCGAAACCAAGGACTTCGACGACAGTTCGGCCGGTCGGCGCTCGCTCTCAGTCATGACGGATATCAGCAAGTTGAAGGCGGCTGAGGCCAAGATCCTGCGGCAGGCGCGCACGGACTTCCTGACGGGACTATTGAATCGGGAAGGCTTCGCAGACCGACTGAATGCCGCAATCGAAAACAGCGATGGCGAGGCAGATATTGCGGTGCTGTTTTTCGATCTCGACCGTTTCAAGTGGGTCAACGACAACCTGGGTCACTTTGCAGGTGACCGTGTCTTGCAATCCGTGACCCGGGAAGTTGCACAGCTGCTGGACGAAGGCGACAGTTTCGGCCGTTTCGGTGGCGATGAATTCGCAATAATGTTGTCGTGCGAATCTACCAAAAAACGCGCTGTTGACCTTGCGACCAAGATCAACCGGACCCTGAACCGGCCGATTGACCTCGGCGGCCGAACTTTGCAAATTTCCGCCAGCGTCGGCATCTCGTTCTACCCGGAGAACGCAAAAAGTGCGGAGGAGCTTCTCAAGGCATCGGATGTTGCGATGTATCGGCAGAAGAACAGCGGACGCAACGGTTTTTGCGTTTTCAACGAGCAGTTCGGCAAAGAGGCAGCGCAGCAGCTCGAGGTAAAGGAGATCATCTCCGAAGCGCTGAAAAACGACTGGTTCGAGCTGCATTTCCAACCCATCGTCAATCTCAAGAGCGGCACCCCCGTGGGATTTGAAGGGTTGTTGCGGCTGGTGCACCCCGAAAGAGGCGTACTTCCTCCGCTGGAGTATATCCGCGCGGCGGAACAGACCGGCGGGATCCTGGAAATTGGAGATCTCGTCCTCGAACTTGGGCTCCAAGCGCTTGACCGCCTGCAATCTGAGGACCAGTGGCGGTCGAGCTATGTGGCGCTCAATTTTTCTGCGGCGCAGTTTCTTCCCGACTTGCCAACCAAGCTTGCCGGCAAGCTTTCGGCGCATTCCATTCGCCCCGGTCAACTGGTGCTCGAGATCACGGAAACGACCTTGATGCAGAACAGCATGGGACTGGACGGTCTCATTGAAGACATCCGCCAACTGGGCTGCGCATTTGCGCTTGACGACTTCGGTACCGGTTTCTCTTCGCTCAGCTACATGAACCGTTTCCCGGTCGATATCGTGAAGATCGACAGATCGTTTATCGATGGTCTCGACGCAGGTAACGGAAACGAACGCTCTTTGAAGAATGCCGCCCTGATCGAAGCGATTGTCGGGCTCGCGCGAAAGCTTGACCTTAGTGTCATTGCGGAAGGTATTGAAAGCCAACGCCAGCGCAAGTGCCTTGTCGACTTGGGCGTAGAAACAGGCCAGGGCTTCCTGTTTGGAAAAGCAGCGCCCCTGGACGTTCTGCTTTCCCGTGAAAGCAGCGCAAACGCAGCAACAGCGCCGACATTGGACGTTGCATTCAAAAACACCGGATTTGGTTAG
- the yghU gene encoding glutathione-dependent disulfide-bond oxidoreductase, with protein sequence MSETSTYTPPKVWTWEQPNGGEFASINRPVSGSTHEKDLPVGEHPLQLYSLATPNGVKVTIMLEELLALGIEAAEYDAWLIRINEGDQFSSGFVGANPNSKIPALVDRSTTPPTRVFESGSILLYLAEKFGAFLPKHPAARTETLNWLFWQMGSAPYLGGGFGHFYKYAPEKFEYPIDRFTMETKRQIDVLEKALSERPYIAGDDYTIADMAIFPWYGALVLGRLYDAAEFLAVDDYTNVKAWAEKIDNRPAVIRGRKVNKAWGEEHEQVHERHSADDLEPKPAVESAAE encoded by the coding sequence ATGAGTGAGACCTCAACCTACACGCCGCCCAAAGTATGGACCTGGGAGCAGCCGAACGGCGGCGAGTTTGCCAGCATCAACCGTCCCGTGTCCGGGTCGACGCATGAAAAGGACCTGCCGGTCGGCGAACATCCCCTACAGCTCTACTCGCTCGCAACGCCAAACGGCGTCAAGGTAACGATCATGCTGGAGGAGCTTCTCGCCCTTGGCATCGAGGCGGCCGAGTATGATGCGTGGCTGATCCGCATCAACGAAGGCGATCAGTTTTCGAGCGGCTTCGTCGGCGCAAACCCCAATTCGAAAATCCCGGCTCTGGTCGACCGCAGCACCACGCCACCAACCCGTGTTTTTGAATCCGGCTCCATTCTGCTTTATCTGGCGGAAAAGTTCGGCGCGTTCCTGCCCAAGCACCCCGCTGCCAGAACCGAAACGCTCAACTGGCTGTTCTGGCAAATGGGGTCGGCTCCCTACCTCGGAGGCGGCTTCGGACACTTCTACAAGTATGCGCCGGAAAAGTTTGAATATCCGATCGATCGTTTCACCATGGAAACAAAGCGTCAGATCGATGTGCTCGAAAAGGCTCTTTCCGAACGGCCTTACATTGCAGGCGACGACTACACCATCGCCGACATGGCAATCTTCCCATGGTACGGCGCGCTTGTTCTCGGACGTCTGTATGATGCTGCAGAATTCCTCGCCGTCGACGACTACACGAATGTGAAGGCGTGGGCCGAAAAGATTGATAACCGGCCGGCTGTTATTCGTGGGCGAAAAGTGAACAAGGCCTGGGGTGAAGAGCACGAGCAGGTACACGAGCGCCACAGCGCTGACGATCTGGAACCAAAGCCTGCCGTTGAAAGCGCGGCAGAATAG
- a CDS encoding selenium-binding protein SBP56-related protein — MNLRPDPSFYPTAQMAMEAPVEKLAFTLMLSPDFSRPDGLAVVNVDPESAEYGQIVHTVMMPNKGDEFHHFGWNACSSALSPLTGHAFLERRYLIIPGIRSSRIYVIDVKEPLQAKIHKIIEPEEVFAKTGYSRPHTIHCGPEGVYVSTLGGGGADGTDGPPGIFIMDCETFEILGRYEMDRGIQDKHYDFWWNLPRDYMVSSEWGLPPQFENGIVAEDLLSNKYGHRIHFWDLRARKNVQTIDLGENHQMALEIRPAHDPAKQYGFCGVVVDTTNLQGSIFTWWRKDDGTFEAKKTITIDPQPADPNDLPELLKGFSAVPPLVTDIDLSLDDKFLYVACWGTGEMHQYDVSDPMNPTLAGKVEIGGIVKKTKHPNGKDFGYGPQMVEISRDGKRVYWTNSLYSTWDDQFYPGERGAAMVMANAGPDGGLTLDEKFWVEFPEGYRSHQIRLEGGDCSTDSFCYPSV; from the coding sequence ATGAATTTGAGGCCAGATCCGAGTTTTTATCCGACTGCGCAAATGGCAATGGAGGCACCGGTTGAAAAGCTGGCCTTCACATTGATGTTAAGTCCAGATTTCAGCAGGCCGGACGGGCTGGCCGTGGTGAATGTCGATCCGGAGAGCGCGGAATACGGCCAGATCGTGCACACGGTCATGATGCCAAACAAGGGAGATGAATTTCACCATTTCGGCTGGAATGCCTGTTCGTCGGCGCTGTCTCCGCTCACTGGTCATGCCTTTCTTGAGCGGCGCTACCTTATCATCCCAGGCATCAGATCCTCCCGGATCTATGTGATCGATGTGAAAGAGCCGCTGCAGGCAAAGATCCACAAGATCATCGAACCCGAAGAAGTTTTCGCAAAAACAGGATACTCACGCCCGCACACGATCCATTGCGGACCGGAGGGCGTTTACGTCTCAACGCTTGGCGGCGGTGGGGCCGACGGTACCGACGGACCTCCGGGGATCTTTATCATGGACTGCGAAACGTTCGAGATCCTCGGGCGGTATGAGATGGATCGGGGCATTCAGGACAAGCATTACGATTTCTGGTGGAACCTGCCGCGCGACTACATGGTCTCGTCAGAGTGGGGCCTGCCTCCACAATTCGAAAACGGAATTGTCGCGGAAGATCTCTTGTCGAACAAATACGGCCACCGGATCCACTTCTGGGACCTGCGCGCGCGCAAGAATGTACAGACAATCGATTTGGGTGAAAACCATCAGATGGCGCTTGAAATTCGCCCGGCACACGATCCGGCGAAACAATATGGATTTTGCGGTGTGGTTGTTGATACGACCAATCTCCAGGGTTCCATATTTACCTGGTGGCGCAAGGACGATGGGACATTCGAGGCGAAGAAAACCATCACGATCGATCCGCAGCCTGCCGACCCGAACGACTTGCCGGAATTGTTGAAGGGATTTTCGGCGGTGCCGCCGCTCGTCACCGATATTGATCTCAGCCTGGACGACAAATTCCTCTATGTTGCGTGCTGGGGGACGGGTGAGATGCATCAATATGATGTTTCCGATCCCATGAACCCCACGCTCGCCGGCAAAGTAGAGATTGGCGGGATCGTGAAGAAGACGAAGCATCCGAATGGAAAGGACTTCGGCTACGGACCGCAGATGGTCGAGATCAGCCGGGACGGAAAGCGGGTCTACTGGACCAATTCCCTCTACTCCACCTGGGACGATCAGTTCTATCCGGGTGAGCGTGGCGCTGCCATGGTGATGGCGAATGCGGGACCGGACGGCGGGCTGACGCTCGATGAGAAGTTCTGGGTCGAGTTTCCCGAAGGCTACCGCTCTCATCAGATCCGCCTTGAAGGCGGAGACTGTTCGACGGACAGTTTCTGCTATCCATCGGTCTGA
- a CDS encoding Xaa-Pro peptidase family protein, with translation MAELDWHAERSDLDGLAQLDSVTSDDSIDLVAVRTYRQARVRQKMAEYGVDAVILSDPVNIRYATGARNMQVFSMRNAPSRYLLLTADKSILFEFTGCRHLAEDLETIDEVRTSSTASYVAAGPHIAERENVWATEMADLIRKLTGNKTAVVGLERLNAGTSIALRETGLGIVDAQQPVEMARAIKSPEEMKCMIASLRATEIGVGKLRDAIRPGLTEAELWAVLHKSIIEQNGDYVETRLLNAGARTNPWFQETSSSVIAPNDLIALDTDVVGCHGYYADFSRTFHAGPDRPSSAQKDLYKVAFEQVHHNMDILFPGMTFREYADKAWDIPERYYTNRYYLSAHGVGMTGEYPYLYHHGDFPDAGYDGVLEPGMTICVESFIGEDNGREGVKLEQQVLITQTGIELLSEFPFEDKLLS, from the coding sequence ATGGCGGAACTCGACTGGCACGCGGAACGGAGCGACCTTGACGGGCTGGCCCAGTTGGACAGCGTCACTTCAGACGACAGTATCGATCTCGTTGCCGTTCGCACCTACCGGCAAGCGCGCGTACGCCAGAAAATGGCGGAATACGGCGTCGATGCCGTCATTCTTTCCGATCCGGTCAATATTCGCTATGCCACCGGCGCTCGCAACATGCAGGTCTTTTCCATGCGGAACGCGCCATCGCGCTATCTGCTCCTGACCGCGGACAAGAGCATTCTCTTCGAGTTCACAGGATGCCGGCATTTGGCGGAGGATCTGGAAACGATCGACGAAGTCAGGACATCATCCACGGCCAGTTACGTCGCTGCCGGGCCGCATATTGCGGAACGGGAAAATGTATGGGCGACGGAAATGGCGGATCTCATCCGCAAACTCACGGGCAACAAAACGGCAGTTGTCGGGCTTGAACGGCTGAATGCCGGCACGAGCATCGCGCTTCGGGAAACTGGCCTCGGGATTGTCGATGCACAGCAACCCGTTGAAATGGCGCGCGCGATCAAATCTCCTGAAGAAATGAAATGCATGATCGCCTCCTTGCGCGCCACCGAGATCGGGGTCGGGAAGCTGCGTGACGCGATCCGCCCGGGATTGACTGAGGCAGAGTTGTGGGCGGTGCTCCACAAGTCCATCATCGAGCAGAATGGCGATTATGTTGAGACGCGTCTTCTAAACGCCGGTGCGCGGACAAATCCCTGGTTTCAGGAAACCTCATCCAGCGTGATTGCCCCCAACGATCTGATCGCGCTCGACACGGATGTCGTCGGCTGCCACGGCTACTACGCGGATTTTTCCCGCACCTTTCATGCCGGTCCGGACAGGCCCAGCTCCGCGCAAAAGGATCTCTACAAGGTCGCCTTTGAGCAGGTGCATCACAATATGGATATCCTTTTTCCGGGCATGACCTTCCGGGAATACGCAGACAAGGCTTGGGATATTCCAGAGCGGTACTACACCAACCGCTACTATCTTTCCGCCCACGGCGTCGGCATGACCGGTGAATATCCATATCTTTATCACCACGGAGATTTCCCCGACGCCGGCTACGACGGCGTGCTGGAACCGGGCATGACCATCTGCGTGGAGAGCTTTATCGGTGAAGACAACGGCCGCGAAGGCGTCAAGCTTGAACAGCAGGTGCTGATCACGCAGACGGGGATAGAGCTGCTGTCCGAGTTTCCCTTTGAAGACAAGTTGTTGTCTTAA